The DNA sequence AATTGGACCTCTGAGAGCCCCTTGTTGATAACCCGCCGCATTCTTTCATTGCCGGTTTCCGGGGCCAGGGCCACGCTTTTAACGCCGCCTTTTTTCAAGAGGTCGAAGAGCTCGCGGTCGGCGCGATCGGCCCGGATAGAACTCAGCCCTACCTGTTGCCCGGCGGTGGTGATCCAACGGCACAGGTCTAAAATCTCCGGGTGGTCGGCCACCGCTGTACCTACCAACCCGATCTTGGCGCCGGTGGCCAAGCCTAATCGAACCTGATCGTGCAACGTGGCGGCGGAGCGGCTGCGCGGCGGCCGGTAAATGAAACCAGCGGCGCAGAAGCGGCAGCCCCGGCCGCAACCACGGTTGATCTCCACCAGAAACATCCGGCTGAATTCGCCGCCCGGGGCCAACAGTCGGCTGTGGACCGGATAAGCGTCCAGATTCATCAGGTGTGGCGGTCTGATGGTTGCGGGAAAACCCGGAGCGACGGCCATGCGGCGCATAGTCCCATCTTCATCATACTCCGGCCGATAGCTTGTGGGGATATATGTTCCGGGAATATTGGCTGCTAGGTACTGCAAGCGGGTGAGACGGTTTTCCGGGCGGCTCGCGTCAGTAAGCGTCTCAAACCACCTTGCCGCATCGCGCTCCCCCTCCCCTAAAAAACAGGCATCCAGGAAAGGCGCCAGAGGCTCGGGGTTCATGGAGATTGCTATACCCCCGGCGACGATCCAGGGGAATTGCCCCTGCCGTTCTGCGGCTAACAGCGGTATCCGGGCCAGCTCCATGATCCTGAGGACATTGAGGTAATCGGGTTCAAAGGAGATGGAAAAAGCCACGGCAGCAAAGTCGGTCAAAGGCCGCTGGGATTCAAGGGTCAGTAACGGGGTCTGGGTGCGCTGGTATTCTAGTAATTCCTCGGGGCCCGGCAGAAAGGCCCTTTCGCAGGTTAAATCAGGGTGTTCATTCAGCAGGTGATAGATGGTTTGAAAACCCAGGTTGCTCATCCCCACTTCATATTCGTGAGGATAAACCAGGGCCACCGGTCGTCGATGACCCCATTCCCGGATGATGGCGCCTTGCTCGCGCCCCAGTCGGTGCTGCAGATGTGCGATGATCTTTCTCGATAAAGAACCCAGTTTTTTCCTGACTCCTAACTTTTGGACGCTTGACTAATTCTCATCCGGAACCCCCTGAACCCGGTTTTCAATCCGCCTGGCGCAAAAAGGTGGGTATATCGAGCTCATCCTCCTCATAATGGAGATCCGGATGTACTATATTCTTCTTAGAATGCAACAATTCCAGGCGCGAACGTTTTTTGCTGTCCGTACGGGCGCGGTCAGGCGTTTGAATCTGTTCGGCTCCTTTGCGGATGATGGTGGGAACGTCGAGCTCTTCCGGTTCTACCATGACCTTTTTGGCAAGTCGGGCGGTCTCCTCGATATCCGGTTTTTTGCCGATGCCGGTGCCGATCACCGTCACCCGCACTTCATCACCTAGGTTTTCATCCACCACCCATCCCCAGATGATATTGGCTTCATCATGCGCCTCTTCCTGGATGAGGGCGGCAGCGTCTTTCAATTCATCGAGGGAGATTTCCATGCCGCTGGTGATATTAA is a window from the Desulfobacca acetoxidans DSM 11109 genome containing:
- a CDS encoding radical SAM protein, coding for MSNLGFQTIYHLLNEHPDLTCERAFLPGPEELLEYQRTQTPLLTLESQRPLTDFAAVAFSISFEPDYLNVLRIMELARIPLLAAERQGQFPWIVAGGIAISMNPEPLAPFLDACFLGEGERDAARWFETLTDASRPENRLTRLQYLAANIPGTYIPTSYRPEYDEDGTMRRMAVAPGFPATIRPPHLMNLDAYPVHSRLLAPGGEFSRMFLVEINRGCGRGCRFCAAGFIYRPPRSRSAATLHDQVRLGLATGAKIGLVGTAVADHPEILDLCRWITTAGQQVGLSSIRADRADRELFDLLKKGGVKSVALAPETGNERMRRVINKGLSEVQLEQAVINLHAAGLSHLRLYFMAGLPTETRQDIADIPHLTKRLQHAVVKHSQGRSRLAGITLSLNSFVPKPFTPFQWSAFAGVAELKDRIRMVKRGLRGEREVRVHADLPKWAYIQALLARGDRRVGTLLLTAHRAGGDWTTACRQSSLNPDFFVLRERRQDEVFPWDFIDHGIHKEYLWEEYQNALAARETPPCQPDICSRCGVCPKSRDAV